The Capsicum annuum cultivar UCD-10X-F1 chromosome 1, UCD10Xv1.1, whole genome shotgun sequence sequence NNNNNNNNNNNNNNNNNNNNNNNNNNNNNNNNNNNNNNNNNNNNNNNNNNNNNNNNNNNNNNNNNNNNNNNNNNNNNNNNNNNNNNNNNNNNNNNNNNNNNNNNNNNNNNNNNNNNNNNNNNNNNNNNNNNNNNNNNNNNNNNNNNNNNNNNNNNNNNNNNNNNNNNNNNNNNNNNNNNNNNNNNNNNNNNNNNNNNNNNNNNNNNNNNNNNNNNNNNNNNNNNNNNNNNNNNNNNNNNNNNNNNNNNNNNNNNNNNNNNNNNNNNNNNNNNNNNNNNNNNNNNNNNNNNNNNNNNNNNNNNNNNNNNNNNNNNNNNNNNNNNNNNNNNNNNNNNNNNNNNNNNNNNNNNNNNNNNNNNNNNNNNNNNNNNNNNNNNNNNNNNNNNNNNNNNNNNNNNNNNNNNNNNNNNNNNNNNNNNNNNNNNNNNNNNNNNNNNNNNNNNNNNNNNNNNNNNNNNNNNNNNNNNNNNNNNNNNNNNNNNNNNNNNNNNNNNNNNNNNNNNNNNNNNNNNNNNNNNNNNNNNNNNNNNNNNNNNNNNNNNNNNNNNNNNNNNNNNNNNNNNNNNNNNNNNNNNNNNNNNNNNNNNNNNNNNNNNNNNNNNNNNNNNNNNNNNNNNNNNNNNNNNNNNNNNNNNNNNNNNNNNNNNNNNNNNNNNNNNNNNNNNNNNNNNNNNNNNNNNNNNNNNNNNNNNNNNNNNNNNNNNNNNNNNNNNNNNNNNNNNNNNNNNNNNNNNNNNNNNNNNNNNNNNNNNNNNNNNNNNNNNNNNNNNNNNNNNNNNNNNNNNNNNNNNNNNNNNNNNNNNNNNNNNNNNNNNNNNNNNNNNNNNNNNNNNNNNNNNNNNNNNNNNNNNNNNNNNNNNNNNNNNNNNNNNNNNNNNNNNNNNNNNNNNNNNNNNNNNNNNNNNNNNNNNNNNNNNNNNNNNNNNNNNNNNNNNNNNNNNNNNNNNNNNNNNNNNNNNNNNNNNNNNNNNNNNNNNNNNNNNNNNNNNNNNNNNNNNNNNNNNNNNNNNNNNNNNNNNNNNNNNNNNNNNNNNNNNNNNNNNNNNNNNNNNNNNNNNNNNNNNNNNNNNNNNNNNNNNNNNNNNNNNNNNNNNNNNNNNNCCGCCCCATTGGCATCCCTGTTCTGGTTGTTCCGAAGGTAGGAATGAAAATAAAGTGGGACAAGACAGGACGAGTTTGACCTCATGCAAGGTGAGGTTAGGTGTAACCTTATCCCAGGTAGGGCCGGTGCAAGACGTGTTGAAACACTTGATCAACCCGCCCCGCCCCATTGGCATCCCTAAAATTAAGAGGACTAAATCCACCATCAATAGAACCACATTCAACCTTACTTTGGTACAAAGGATTGATGTGTCATGTTCCTAACCATAGGCTGAGCTCCACATTTTCTTGTACAGTCAAAGAAGATCGATTCCGTAAAAGATGAGACACAAAGAAGTGTCCAAAATTAAGCCAAAAGCTTTACTGCACACAACATTTCTAACCATTCATTACCACCTCTGGCGTTTTCAGcttatattatacagtgttcatCAAACCTATACAAATGGAGGGGTAAAAACAACCATATCCATATATGCTAAATCCAAAAAATTCCGGTTTCAATATAGGTAAAACCGCGATAAGGTAAAAGACAACCATCCGAACCCGTTCGACGAATACCATATATAATGTTTGCATGGGATATGCAACACTACTGGTATGATGGTATTGTTAGGGACGGACGAAATGTGGAGGGTACATTGAGCTACTACTGGTACTTGCTTGAGTTGTAAAACTTGATGTCGGTACGAGTAGTTCTGCCTGAGGGAAGCAGCTGTTGGACGGCACGTCGAGCAGCAAGTCCTGATCGGAATTTTGGTTTGCGGAATGGAAAGGATCCAGCATGAGGGAGTTATTCTCGGAAGGTAAGGTGAATGAGCTTCTTGGACTGAAGCACGAGCCATCGCTGGCTGCTAGTTCCTTCTGCTCATAGATGCTTTTCATCACCACCCTCTTCGGGCTCTTCATTGCCGCCTTTGCACCTGAAGAAAAATAGCTCGTAAATCATGTCAGACGTATCAAAATACACATTGCACATAGAAATGGAGCAAAGggttcttttgttttctttttcgtGGTTTTGGGTGAGGGAGGAAGATTCTTGTATATTCACACGACTTTGAACAAtgactatgttgctcggactcttcaaaaatttcATTGGGTATGtatgtgtcggatccttcaaaagtagtgcatttttgaaggATTCAACATGTACCCAatgacatttttggagagtccgagcaccTTAGCTACAAGAAACTACAATGTCCTATCCATCATCACATTTTCAGGGAAGAGGGGTGAGATTTAATGTCAGTCGAAAGTCGAAGGATACTGATCTCCCTACAAAACAAGTTACGATGCTTATGCTTACAGCTTACCTATTCAAATGAGCCATGATTTTCGTGAATACTTGCCAATCCGCCGCTAAGGAATATTTGCTGGTATGAAGGGGGCTTGtacaaaagaaataatagaagacAGCAATATAGGTAGATTTTTGTTATACCAATCCCTTACTCCTAACGTCTCTCATTTTAAACGAATTTACGCAAAAACGTTAATAAGGCATAAGTCAAGCTACGTGGTTCTCATTTGTGACGACAATATGTCATCGCATCGCAAGGACCAATTTCTAAATCTTACGATATGTCACCACATTGAACAAGTTAAAGAATTCAGTACTGAATGCTCAAAACAAATCGAAGTTCCTATCTAACTTCTCGTGTGCTTTCTTTACCATGCAAAGTAATTGTCGAATTTCATAGCGGGAAAGTAAAAGAGGAACACAACCGACCTGAATACTTCAGATGTTGCCCTTCTCGTGGTTTCTTCACATTCACTGAATGGCATGTGGCAATAACACTTGGCTCTCCGGTAACTTCAGAACCGCTGCTATTGTTCTTACATTTTGTGTCCTACCAACGAAGAGAATTAACTTCAATTAAGTTGCACTTTACGTTTAGCAGATGTAACGTAAAGGATGGTGTGTCACGTGTGCATTATCTATGCAGCAAATCGTTAGTAACCAAACCTTGAGTAAATTATATTGTTGCACCCACTTCGACTTTGCTAAATAGCACAATATCAATCTCTTTAAGGTTCTACAGTCTTCTAAATTCACTCCCAGCAATGAGTTATCGAAAACACCTTCCGCAAGAAGTTTCTGGAAAGAAGAGAGGTTCTCTTCAAATTGAGAACTCTCGAACACGGTTCTAAGACTGCAGAAAGAGAAAGAACACGAAAACAATAAGCTGGTACCTATATCAAACTTTATTGTTCGAGTTTATATAGACAAAATATGACGAAGTGAAATATAGAGAAGATGGACAAACCTATCTGGAGGCGCAAAAGAATCAACGGGTGGTAAATACTTCAGTAGTTGCTGTTGTTCATCGCTTGACAAATGACTAGTGAATTCTTCATAATTAAGTACATCCTGCTCCAAGTGTTCACATAAACTTATCGACTTTTGATTCATACCAGTAACATCTAAAACTGAACAACTTAGTGAAAATCGATTTTGGAAATGGCTGAAGACATGTATTGTCGAAAAGGAAGCAAATCCACACAGGTCAAAAGTTGCTAATcaaaagatgaagatcattttaTGTCTATAACAACACTCAACTAAAAGGTCTAGAACATAGGGAAATATTGTGGATACGGCGTCGTATTCCGTCCTTTTGAGACGACGGTccatcgaaaacagcctctctaccccataaaagtaggggtaaggtctgcgtacatccaaccctccctagaccccacttgtaGGATTACATCGGGTATGTTGTTGCTGTCACGGGGTCATATTCCAGACGCATGGACAAGTTGGCATTGTTGAGAAATGCTGCGGTTGTAAATTGAAAGCAACACAAAATTTCTTCATACGAAATACAAGAGATGATAAAATACCTTCAGGTCTATATAACGAAGGGCTGAATTATGATGTCCAAGAATTTGTAGTTTTTCAACGTGATCCTTGTTTCtgcaattttgaaaaaaaataatcggAAAGATACTTTAGCAGATGCGACACATTTAACACGTTGTATTCTATCTGAACACAATCAAGCACACCTTTTAATCTGGTCTTGTTCCATTACCGGACCAGTAGGTTTCTTGGTTCTCTCGGTACTCATATTTGGTGAATTGACACCCTTACTAATATTTACAAGAGGGGTAGTCAATCGTGAATAAGCGTCACTGACAGAACGGTGCTTGTTGTCAACGGATAGAGAGCTGGCTTCTGATTCTTCTTCTCTACCTATTGAGCTAGGATGCCGAATTAGAACACTTCCGTGTCCTATCTCGACAGAAACCATAGGCTTGTCAATCTCAAAAAGCAACTCCTCTTCGGAGGATGCAGATAAGTACGAACTTTGTTGTTCATGTAAGATGGTATATAGATCTTTGGTGAGCTTTTCAACTGAAGATGGCTTCGGACGATTGAAACAAGTTCTCTTCCTTGAAGGCACCGTTGTATCCCATATATTGGATTGCGCTGGGCCTGAAAACCGAAAATAACGGGTAATATTACATGCAGCTAGTGAAATCAAAAGCGACGAAAACCACAAAATCTCCAAACAGAAACATTAAACACAAGAAAATGCGAAGAACGGAATAATCTACCAAGCTCAAGATTTGCCAAAAAAGGAGAGTAAagtaaagctcccgctatgcgcaaggtccggggaagggccccaccacgaGGAGAGTAATACAAAACAAACAGAAACGGAGTATTTAGATCATGTTTGCAGATTTTGGCTTTTGTTTACCGGTCAAATCACTTGCTTCAGCACTACCAAACTGCGCACAGCTCTCGGAGTTTGAGATGGCAGAGCCAGAACTTGACCTATTGCTAATATCTTCATCTAAAACCTTACGGAAACCTAGATTATAATCGGGAGGAGTTCCAACGTCAGCATTATCATGACTTTGCTTTCGTTTCAGAACCTTTGCCTCTTTGTTCTTGATAGAAACGTTTTTGAACCTAGAAACCCTGTGATCCTCGGAGTCGCAAGGTTCTGCCCTTGCATGCAGAGGAGTATAGTTTGCCAAAGTCCCTTTTGTTCTCCACCGAGATCCACATGCGTTGCACAGTATGGGCTTTTCTGGAGGTCCATTACGCCAAAGTGGAGTATCTGCAGCATGATTTTGATGGTTAAGACTGTATTCAAAGTAAATGATCTCGGGAAGAATGACccatatctaaaataatgaaaatctggAAACAatggaacaacaacaacatacccagtataatccCACCTAACCTATTGTTACTCAGACTCTTCAATAATGTCAACGGTTGCGTGTCGGATTCGTCAAAACTAGtttacttttggagaatccgacacggtagggcatcgaaagtgaagagtccgcgcaTCTTAGAATCCCACAAGgagtctagggagggtagagagtacacagaccttacccctaccttgggagatagagaggctgtttccgatagaaccTTGGCTCAAGTAAAAGCATATCAAAGCAACGGGAATGAAGAAGCCATGACAAAACACTAACGAAAGCATGCCAGAGCATTCTTACAGACGGACAGTAACTGCTActacaaaataatacgacaatcaAAGTACACGAAAACGAAAATAGCATCAGAGATCGAATAACAAGAAACTACCAGAGTAAAATCCGCAAGTACCAGTATGGCACCTACGAAGTAAAAAACGAAAAAAACTAACTAGCAGGATGACATCTCATGTGAGCAAGGAGCACCATAAAAGAGAGTATATAACTTGCAGGAAACATGGAAACGAGTAAAATTGGCCAATGAAGGTCACTTGTGTATTCAAATCAACGAAATGATAGACAACCTTTCTTGCTCAAGTTTTCAATTGCAAAAGGTAAAAGAATACTGGCAGCTAATGTAAACGAAAGATCAACAAGAGACTCTTTCATAGAATACACAGATAACGAAAGTAACTCATTAATCATTGTCAAAAGAAAGACGAGGGAGTAGTTAGACGAACAAAAGAAAGTCAACAACTCAGCTTAAGAATAGAATAAATAAAGGAGCAACAAACTCTGTTGAATTTTCCATCGGACGTCAAGCATTGGATGACTTAAAAAAGCCAAGCTTAACGATTTATACTCCTCAGAACAATAAAAGGGTAGCCTGATGCACAAAGCATCACACGTTCACGCAGGGTCAGAGGAAGAGCCGCAAACCAAGGAAACCTACTTGAACTCACGGCCATTTTACAGTCCAAACCAGTTTATCACCTTTGTGGGCATAAACAATTGCCACACAAGTCAATATCAAGGAAGAAAACATTTCCAATATCCAAAAGATGACTTTTAAGTAATATCATCATCGGAGAGAGTTTCCAATTCAAAGGCAACCTAAGAATTTGGCAAAATGAGCCAACCATCACAATGTCGAGACCAGCTAAGCAGGACCTGGAATCAAGCATCTCGGTTCATGGGATACAGAAAATACAAGATAAAACATCGCGTCTTTGCTTAGTGAATCGTAGATAAAGGAAGTGCTATCATACACAAGTTATGTGATAATATGATTGTAACGGAACCATGAACGGGTAATCAAGCAACATTCGTCCCACGAAGTAACTTTTCATATTCGAAGATCACgcaacatgattttttttataaccgtggtgtccggacCAACTATCGTGCATCTCAACTAATTCCATGGGATACCTATCACCTCCCACTGGCATCGGGTACCACCAGGTAACTCTGTTCACAAAGGCCAAGACAGATGAATACAGATTTATCAAATTGTCAAATTTGTACAGCCTTTGCTCCCTAAAGAACCATATCAACACCACATTGAGCGGGATTTCACCTTGCACCAATAGCAACTTAAACTATAAGCGCCTGATGAAGTACATTTCTACATTAGGAAGATATATTACATGAACTACTAAGAGGTATCCGATACGAAAGTGTATAAGCATCCGGCATTGGTACTCACAACTTTTTGCTAAGTTTGAGTACATTTTGTCTAACGCGTTCGAGCAAATCCATTTGACATCAACACAAATGAAGGATCCTTATCACATAGTTTTACAAAggaaaatcaagaactcaaaacAATCAAAATGACAAATCGAACTACTAGATGTTTTAGCAAGATTCTGCACGCAAATAAACTACAAGACAGTCAATACAAAAAGCGCAACCCGGTGCACTAATGCTCCCACTATGTAGGGGTTCAGGGAAGGGCCGAACCACAAGGGTCTACTGTATACAGCCTCACCTCACATTTCTGCAATGGACTGTTTCCACAGCTTGAAatcgtgacctcctgatcacacgacagcaactttaccagttacttcgACACTCCCCTTCACTACAAGAAGGTCAATAAAAAAAGCGCaatccggtgcactaaagctcccgctatgcaagGGGTCCGAGGAATAGCCGGACCACAAGGGTTTATCATACACAGCCtcaccttgcatttctgcaaagGACTTATTCCACGGCTTGAAACTGTGAACTCCTGATCAcgtggcagcaactttaccagttaccacaagggtttattgtacgcagcctcaccttacatttctgcaagggaccgtttccacggcttgaaatcgtgacctcctaatcacatggcagcaactttacccaTTACCACTAGGGTCTATTGTACACAGCCTcgccttgcatttctgcaagggACTATTTCCACGGCTTGAAACTATGAACTCCTGATCAcgtggcagcaactttaccagttaccacaaggatctattgtacgcagcctcaACTTACATTTCTGCAAGGGACTGTTTACACGGCTTGAaaccgtgacctcctgatcacatgacagcaactttaccagttacttcaaTGCTCCCCCTTCACTACAAGAGAGTCAATGGTTGACTACAAATCAAAAGTAAACAAGTTCCATAACTGAATTCTAACTCAAATTCCAATAtgtacaaacaaaaaaaaactcaaaaaccaaatgaactgaaTAAATTACAGTACATATCAATCTTTATTTATTCAATGTACTACTAATCCTTTCATTATTCAACAACTCAtctaagccaaaaaaaaaaaaaatttacaaaacacaaaaaaaaacaaaaaaatacattgaAAAATCAAGAACTCACTTGTAACACCACAATGATAGCAAGGTCCTTCCTTTCCCATCTAtccaatcttttttttttttcttaaaaaaaaattacaaacaacaattaaatttaaaaaggtaaaaaaatatagtataaaaatataatctttacaagtttttaattattttattcactCTTTTAATAGCAACAATTATAtagtttcttgaatattttttttttctgcaAAAAAACCCAAAACAAACTTCTGCAGAAAACACTAAAAggtaaaaactcaagaaaacacaAAGGAGTTTATATATTAAAGTCCCAcaaaactccactaaaaacagcaaaaaaatatatatattaatatgaacaaatttatcaagaaattgaaatgggttttttttctacatttttttcagctgcaaataatttttttacaatttttaaaaaaatttaaattttttatagtgAGCAAATGAAAGAGTTATTGGAGGAATCTAATAAATGGTTGGAAAAACAAAGGAAAGGATGGAGTTGTTTCTTGTATGACTTCTTTGTTCCTAttgtataaaatttgtatttgaaGTAAATGTTTTaactttctttgcttttttttttttttttttttttttttattttaaaaaatttttttttaaataaaattttttaaatttttttttttttttttttttttttttttggtgtaactcaaaaataaaatatataatatagaagtatataaaattatttaatgtgCTTGACCAGGAATCTGAGTACGAAGTTGTCTTTGTTAAGAAAGGTAAAATCAGACTTATGGGTCGTTTGGTAGGAGGGAAAAAGATTATGAATACTGATATTAATTTAGAAAAGGAGTTTATCTCATGTTTGATTGACataaaatgcatgggttaacCTATTTCGGTATTAATTATTtcgaaattataatatttttttatctctcCTTGAGGGTAGGATAACTAATTTCGGGATAGCTAATTCCGAAataacttgttttccaaccaaACTACTCCTTAATATTTtagctttctttttttttggtgtaactcaaaagaaatatatataatataggaATATACAAAATTACTTAATGTCCTTGATCGGGGGTCTAAGTACGAAATTGTCTTTATTAAGAAAGATAAAGTTGAATTTAATGTTTTAGCTTTCTTTGCCCTTTTTATTGGTGTAACTTAAAAGGAATATATATAAAACTACATAATATCCTTTATGGGAGGTTTGAGTATGAAGTCGTCTTTATTAAGAAAGGTAAAatctaatttaatattttagctttttttttttattattggtgTAACTCAAAaggaatatatataataatataggagtatataaaattatttaatgtcCTTATCAGACGTCTGAATATGAAGTCGTCTTTGTTAAGAAATGTAAAATCGAACTTAATgttgtttgttattgttgttgtagaaagaaatatatataatataggaATATATAAAATTACTTAATGTCCTTGATCAGGGTCTGAGTACGAAATCGTCTTTATTAAGAAAGATAAAGTCGAATTTAATGTTCTAACTTTCTTTGCTTTTTTGCTTTTTGGTGTAACTCAAAAAGGAATATATATAATATAGGAGTATATAAAATTACTTGACGTCCTTGACCAGGGGTCTGAGTACGAAGTCGTCTTTATTAAGAAAGATAAAGTCGAATTTAATGTTTTAGCTTTCTttgcttttttgttttttgttgtaaCTCAAagggaatatatatataatataggaATATATAAAATTACTTGACGTCCTTGACCAGGGGTCTGAGTACGAAGTTATCTTTGTTAAGAAGGGTAAAGTCGAACTTAATATTTTAGCtttctttgtttttctattgGTGTAACTCaaaaggaatatatatataatataggaATATATAAAATTACTTAATGTCCTTGACCAGAGGTTTGAATACAAAGTCGTTTTTATTAAGAAAGGTAAAGTCGAACTTAATGTCTTAGctttctttgcttttttctttagCGTAACTCACGAGGCATTGCTTAGATCTCATTAGTGAGATTTTACTGGATATGATGGTGTTGTGTATCCAaaggaaaatatataatataGGAGTATATAATTACTTAATGTTGTTAAGCAGAGGTCTCGGATACAAGTCATCCTGAGTACGGAGTCGTCTTCGTTGAGAAGCGATTTGCCCACTAATGTCAAACTTTCTGATGcgaattcaaatttaatcgaGTTTTAATGTGGGAGTCGAACACCGGGTGAAAATCGAAAAAAATTTACTTAATgtacacaattttcttctcttttttattttgtcgTCGTTATGTATTTGATATCACTTGCCTTACTAGGCGCGATTCAGGTCGTGTATGGTTCATTAACAGAGATCTTAGGCTTGAGTCCTTCTAGATACGCAATCATTTTTGTAAGAGAATATTTCCCCCCCTAATGTGAGATTTCTCGAAGCAATTCAGATTTAATCGATTTTAATACAGATATCAAACATAGAGTAAAAAAGAAACTACTTAATGcacataattttcttttctttctcttttttattgtGTCATTTTTATGTACTATTTGATATTCACTTGCTTTACTAGGTTGAATTCAGGTCGTGTAAAATCCATTTGATTGTCTCGATTGACGCGTAATAGGACCTGACGTATAAGCTAATTCAGATTCACATCGCAAAGTTTGGTTATAAGCTTTGGTATCAAAAGTTGAAATGATATTTTAGAgagttttttttcaatatttttttgttcAACAAATTGactctaattattattttaactctAATTTTGAAAAGtggaattttgaaattttaaaaatgaataataatttcTAGCTTCTTCTTTGCTAAATGTCTTTGAAATATTCCAAGTCCTAATTAGTTAAGAATGcatatagaaaattattttttaaaaaaaatatatggacTTCATGAGTTTGAAAGATTACTATTTTAACTTTAGTGATTAAATATTCTTGTTGACTTtagacttttttttctttcaaatctaACATGTGCATTCTTTCCAATTTTACCCTTTCCTCTTTCCATGATCTTAATTTGAGTATAGCTTATATTTGTCTTAAATACTTTTCTTAAATTTACAttaaatcaaaactattagaattaattaatttaaagagTAGATTCACTTCCAATTTTTAGGCATTATGATGACATGATGTtgattaattttgtttttatactAAGTGGTTTCTTCCTCTAAAAATACTTTTTGCATTTAGTGTTCGATCAGTGATAAAATTACCTttatttaagatatatatattaatattttttcactgAAAATTATAAGTGTAGGTAGGTCcaaaaatattatgtatatagtAGGTTGTATTACTTTCAAaattcatttctttattattatatcaCATATTTCACGCTCATAATGTAAGCATTAATTAATATACATGAGAGtattaaatatgaaattaagAAAATGCATTTACAACAATCACAAAGTATTTGTGTAAAGTACAAAATACATGGTAATATAAATGGATAATTTAAATGGGGAGATACTCTATATGTCCAATCTATTTGTCATTCTTCAATTATTTAAGCTTGATTGTTACAatatttttgaagataaatttaaattgaagagaatcataattctaaaattaaaattatttttttaaaaaaatattttatcttgtaatgggaaaaaaataaaaaaaagaaagaattttttttattattaaattgtaTGCTTAATGCCTTAAAAGGGTTGTTTGTTTGGttgaaatatagtatgagtaatCATGAGAATCATTTTGTATTAAAATAGTAGAATTAACTAattttataagatattttagtttattctacTCCAATAACCAAACGATtcctaaatttattatttttaatatagtgcCACGTGGCACCAAATTCACCTACATGTCATGGTATTGGTCATTTTCACTTAAAACACATCATATGGGATTTAAATAAATCTAGTCATCAATTGATTAAGGACACCCcacttcaaataaataaaaaaaatacaaagaaaattaaaacaagAAGTTAAAttccaatttttgttttttcctaaTTCATaagtgtttattttaaaaaaaaaataaaaaattacaaaagattTCTTGtgtcatataataatttaataaattataaaagttttctcaaaatgcttacaattctttctttttctttttattgggAATTTGTTTAGATTAAATTACTtaagataaaatattattatgCAATTTAATTCAACATATGAT is a genomic window containing:
- the LOC107850891 gene encoding GATA transcription factor 26; the encoded protein is MGKEGPCYHCGVTNTPLWRNGPPEKPILCNACGSRWRTKGTLANYTPLHARAEPCDSEDHRVSRFKNVSIKNKEAKVLKRKQSHDNADVGTPPDYNLGFRKVLDEDISNRSSSGSAISNSESCAQFGSAEASDLTGPAQSNIWDTTVPSRKRTCFNRPKPSSVEKLTKDLYTILHEQQSSYLSASSEEELLFEIDKPMVSVEIGHGSVLIRHPSSIGREEESEASSLSVDNKHRSVSDAYSRLTTPLVNISKGVNSPNMSTERTKKPTGPVMEQDQIKRNKDHVEKLQILGHHNSALRYIDLKDVLNYEEFTSHLSSDEQQQLLKYLPPVDSFAPPDSLRTVFESSQFEENLSSFQKLLAEGVFDNSLLGVNLEDCRTLKRLILCYLAKSKWVQQYNLLKDTKCKNNSSGSEVTGEPSVIATCHSVNVKKPREGQHLKYSGAKAAMKSPKRVVMKSIYEQKELAASDGSCFSPRSSFTLPSENNSLMLDPFHSANQNSDQDLLLDVPSNSCFPQAELLVPTSSFTTQASTSSSSMYPPHFVRP